ACTCTGTGTGcactatatactgtaaatgcatgctgttgttttcaagTGTGTGATTTTCTCAGAATGGCCAATTGGCCCATTCTGAGAAAATCATAATTTCGATATGTAGGGGAAATAATAAAGAAGTATGATTGGCCGAGAGAAATTTACAGCAAAAACAGCATGATATAACTGATGACTGCTGTGAATGACGTCATGGTGCTCATTATAAGCCAgtactctctttctctgttctcctctcaaAACCTTTatgcaaaccacacacacacacacacacacacacacacacacacacacacacacacacacacccacccttCCAGACCATCTAATCACACAGTGACTCACTATACTTGATGGCTCCCCATTGGCAGCACTGatgagttaaaaataaataggcaTAATGCCATCAGCAATGTCTTTTCCATGACATCTATAATCACTTTCCCCAAATGTCACATTCCACCTGACAAACACTTCCTTCTGCCTGAGTCCTCTCCTCCGACTGGTTTTGTGTTGCGTCTTTTGGTTTCTCTCATTTTCAACAGAATTTTCAAAATTCAAGGCTGCTGTTTTCAAAGTTGCTGCCTGTTGAAACTTTTCCACATTGAACAAGTTTGAGTTTGAAATAATAAACGTCCAAGTTTGAGGGATATCTGAGACTTACCTAGAAACTCATTCAGGTAAATACTCTCTGAGTCAACTGAATTTATGCATTGAATGTCTGCCCGCTGTACTAGATTTCCCATCTAAGGTCTGGCATCATTCAGTGTGGCTGTAATGAGGGATGGAAGTGGAGGTAGTATGCTGTTTATTTCAACCATCTGTGACTGGCCTGAAAATTCCCTTTAATAGTTTTCTCTGCACTCCACAGGAAGAAAATGACTGCTCTGCGAGTTGATCTGCGTCAAGGAAGTGAAGTGCTCATTATTTTACTTGGAGTGTACGAAGTGGATTTCTGTTGCGagtgaaaaaattaaaaatctcTCTGATATCATGTCTCTCTTGGAAAAACGATAAATTATGAATATTGCTGCTGTGCTTGTGGGGTAAATATTTcatcatatattttgtattgaCTAATATGAAACTGAGATGAGTTttcaaagatataaaacagcaaagaaaccAAGAAAATTGAATAGCTGTCGCAGCCTGTTTgatgtaaatatactgtaactgtCCTTTTTGATCTGGGACTGAATAAATTCTGAAAACTTGATCTCCAAAATGTCTTTCCCAGAATTGTTCTGTTAAATAACCATGAACTAAGATGTGCTTCAGTCTTAGTTGATATATTTTGAAATGCATGTAGAGAATAAAAACCATGGAGTAATGTATCTTCTGCTTTGACCGTGGTCctactgtttgttttgcaaGCTTTTATGCCATTAAACCAAATGCTCTATGGGGACAGGGAAAGCTGAGTTGAAATGAATTGTGTCAGCCCAAGCAGGTTTAACTCCTTACAGGTGGTCAATCATTTGGTCTTTAAATAGCAGCGCAGCAGGGAGCGGTGTCACGGCTACATGTATTTATGATGAAGCTACCAGCGTGTCCTACTTCTGGGTGACTGCTCAGGTCCCAGCAAGGCACacctcctcgctctctctgtatcttttattcactttgttttaaatCACTCATTCTCTTGCCCCATTTCTCTCCTGTAGTGTCAACTCTGTCGGACTGGATTGCAGGACTTACTGTGAATAGTCAGGGATTGATTTTGGAGACGTTAAGAGCTTAAGTGAATAATCTCAAATGTCCTTTATGTCTTTGAAATATGTCCAGTGTGACCAtacacatgtttaaaatatgaTCCGAAATAATATTACAACGAGTACAGAGTTgggacagagggaaagagtttAGGCTACATACAGGCAGTGCTGCTTCAGACACTACACCGGAGTTGAGGTCTTGGTTGTTGATTTCCCACTACAAGTGATGCCCAATATTGCTGAAGTGCCTCTGAGTAAGAACAACTAATTCCTGACGATTCCTTTATGTATATGACGCAAGTGACTGCCTCCATGGCTCTGTGTCTGTGAACTACAGATAATACTTGCAAAACAGACTAAAATCTAATTCTAAGTTGTAAAGAGAAAAGCAGTGGCCTCAAGTCCTCAGAGGTAGAACATTGTTTTGCTCGAGGCAAGGTTGGTTAAAAGTGCACGGATGAAGgccaaaggaaaataaaagcagcattcGGGCAGAAGGCTGTAGTAAGAGCACTATTTAGCATGAAGTAGACTTTTTGAGATACAGCAaactttgtatattttatacttGTTTCCCCacaatatttgtatttaacaTAAGCCCTGATTTGGCCCTGCAGccgcagtgtgtgtttgtgagcgcACACTATTTCTGCACTGTCTTGTTTTTGATTGATCACAAACTGAACTCTGTAGAAGTCTAATGCATATTGTCATGTACCTGATAAGTCAAGATCATCTGATCACTTCTGTCTCATGACCTCAAtgagtgttttcattgtttctttatttctcatGTGGAAGTGAAGTGTGACGTAGCAGGAAAAGGTCAATCTTAGTCAAATTTTCctggaaaatgaaattgaatgttttaaaaGCTGTCGTACATGCATTCATACACACTGACTATATGAGAGGTAAAACAGCTCTCGAGCACTAATTCGTTTCTGTGAGGatctgtccgtggtgctgaaagaAGAAGTCTGGGCATGTTGAGATACAAACAGAGGGAGGCGCCGTTGCTCATCTAACAAAGCCCAACACAAAAATCTCACATAATGTTCCAACTCCCTGGCAGTCACTGCCATTTATCTGGGTCTTGAAGATAGCATTTTCGTTTAAGAGATTTTAATTAGTAAAAGggtcccagaataaaaactacaaacatgtTAGAGTTGGAATGTAAAACTgggaataaaacacacagtttgtacGATGGAAACCAGAAACATGTCttgtattcatgtattcaaaCTAAATGTCATGCAAATTGATTCAAGCTGGGGGTCAAATTGCAGCAATGTGAGCGTTTAGATTATTATAATAATGGCACAAAGATGGATGCAACAATCGCTGTGAAAGCCTTAAACTTAGTTATTTAACCTTTGACAATGCCACATTTGCATGTAGTGTGGGGCAATATTTTATCATCATATACACTGATATACCAAACTGATATGTGGTGTTTATGAATAAAGGGATTTTCTGACAGTAGGACAGATTTCTGTTCAATGATTCCtgagacttttgttttttcccacTCAGCACCGCTTGCAGCCTGGAATCGCCCCAGAAGCCTTTAgcagcctgagtgtgtgtgtgtgtgtgtgtgtgtgtgtgtaagagagggGGGAGCAGCCATGAAGACACCACCCAGCTCTGTAGGGGAGGGGGAGGCTGTGCGAGTGTGTGGAagggagggtgaggagaggaggaggggggtgggtgaGATGCTCGtttcagcaccgcggacagcTCCCGGTaaaagcagccagcagcagcggGTCGGTCCTCTCCGCTGctctgaaaaaaagagaaaaatctaaacagagattttttttttctttttcacacctCTCGAAGACCGCAATTAAGATCCGTTTTTTTTCGAGGAGGGGATTTAGTTTCGTTCAGTCCGGAGCAGGCGACATATTTGTAGTGACAGGCTACAGACAAAACCATTACAGGACTCCCGAGGTTTGCGTGTGCAATCTCTGCGAAGTTTCTCGCCACTGAAAGGCATTGTGCCTCCACCTCCAGCTGGTCTGCACCGCCCGGAAAACCCGCTGGCATTCAAGGGAAgttgaggagaaaacaaaagtgacaacACCACATCAGCACCTTCTTCTGTTTGGACTATATCCTAAAAGAAGttgttggactttttttttcacttgccCAGTTCTACTGCATAATTtcctggttgtgtgtgtgcagaaggaTTTCTATTTGTTGGATATTACTCCTAGCAGCAAAGGGACAAGCAAgacaagttttctttttctattcgGTGCAATAGGCTTCTCTCAGCCTCCATCGGTCCCCCTACAGATGCAAGCCTTTGATGCGCCCGGATCCGTCTCTCCTCTCCCGCAGCACTGATTCTTTCCTCCTCATCAAGTCACCCATCTCATCTGTAATTTAACATTCACAGAGGAGCGCCCCGGActgccacccccacccacccccacctccccccatCTTTGACAGCTGCTTAAGACTGGTAGGTGATAATGGCCATGGATCGGTGAACAATGCTTTTTCAGATTGTAGCGAGGTGAAGTTGGAGGCCCTGCGTCTACACAGAATAGTGGAGAGCACAGCTTAGCAACTTTTGACACTGATCCAtcgttttttctttcctttttagaGACTTGCTGTAGAAATCGGTGTGTGGCCCGTTTGTAGCTGTTCATGACGGAAACGATGGCGCTGAGTGGAAACTGTAGGACTAACCCCAAAGAGCAAGCATCAGTTCAGAACAGTTTCCCAGATGTTGTTGAATTAAACGTAGGGGGGCAGGTTTATTACACGCGTCACTCAACTTTGGTGGGCACCCCGAATTCATTACTCGGTAAGCTGTTCTCTTCCAAAAAAGACGCGTCTAATGACTTTGCGAGAGATCCCAAAGGCCGTTTTTTCATCGACAGAGACGGGTTTTTATTTCGGTATGTGTTGGACTACCTCCGAGACAAGCAAGTCGTCCTCCCGGACCACTTCCCGGAGAAAGGGAGGCTCAGGAAAGAGGCGGAGTACTTTCAGCTGCCCGACTTAGTGAAGCTCCTGACCCCCGAGGACATCAAGCACAGCCCGGACGACTACTTCCACAGCGACTATGAAGACGGGTCCCAGGGCAGCGACCACCGGCAGTGTCCGCCGCCCTCTCTCGTCCCCGCGGACAGAAAGAGCGGCTTCATCACGGTGGGGTACCGGGGCTCGTGCACCATGGGCCGAGAGAGTCAGACCGACGCCAAGTTCAGGAGGGTACCTCGGATACTGATATGCGGGCGGGTGGCCCTCGCCAAAGAAGTTTTCGGGGAGACCCTGAACGAGAGCCGGGACCCGGACAGGACCCCGGATCGGTACACCTCCCGGTTTTACCTCAAGTTCAAGCACCTGGAGAGGGCTTTTGACATGCTGTCGGAGTGTGGTTTCCAAATGGTGGCCTGCAACTCGTCAGTCACCGCCTCGTTTGTCAACCAGCACACAGAGGACAAGGTCTGGTCCAGCTACACGGAATACGTTTTCTACCGTAAGTGACACCTTTGCTTTTGTTACAgcagatcaacacacacacacacacacacacacacacacacacacacacacacacacaaagttggaGTCACCGCTAGAAGGCGCACTTGGTTTACTCgtcctgtgtgtgagagaggcgTCTGTGGATGGGTCCTCCTGGCAAAGGACCACCCCTCTGTTGAGTGATGTGAGTGTACTGAACATTACAGACAGTGTGATCAGAGCTGCCTCCACCTGTTTGACCTTTAGTTCctgacattttgtcactgtttttttttcacttggaCAGGGtcaaaaaggcttttaaaaactgcattaacTTTTCCATAGCGAGATTATAAAACTGCCTTGCACAAGTGTTCCACTTGTCTATGACCTGTGGGCTGTCTGCATTGCCTTGGTTAGAATGCAAAACGCAGAGTCAAACTTTCACGCTCCGTGAGTGTCTGAAGTTTTGTCTGAGCTCTGTGGAACAAAACCAATTAGAGATCACTCCTGGTAATTGGGGTTGAGCTAAGGTGTTGTTATCTCTCCCTGGAAGCGACGAAAACCTTAGCAGCAAACACATAACTGAAAGGCTAGTTCGTGTTTTGATCTTAGTGTGTTCAAACCTATTACAGCATGTTGCAGCATTCAGTACGCCCTTGCAGACTAGTTTATATTTCATAAGATTTAACCAGATTCTAATAATTTCACTCCCATCTGAGCCATAGCAATCGTCAGAGCAATGATTTGTCAATGCTTGCCATTTCTCATCTTGGTGCAATTTTctactccacctcctctccgctTTCATCCACTCCATCCTTTCAACTTCATGCATTTGCTATTGCTTTCTCCACCTTTGCTGCTCACTGGTTGGTGGGAATCTGGCAAGCGCGGAAGTGAAGAAGAGATCATCACGACTTTTATACCAGCTTCTGTGAGACATCATAAGGCAAGGAAATAATCCATATTCTCTGATCTGACAGTGTAGAATTTATCCCAAACTATTTGATAGCTGCATACAATGAAGCTGCcataaaagagacagagtgtaAGTGATACTGCGAATGTGCTTAAGTTCTTAGTACCTGTAGAAACTACTTGGGTGTTATAAGACAAAGCTTTCACCTGGAATAACCCGTGAATCAGTAGCAATGGCCACATTTGAGCTGCCATGAAagattctgaaaaaaaacaaaggtcaAGGTAAACTTTACTATCCCAGATTGGGAAATTCGGTTGGTCAAGGGGCAGAAGtacacaaaacagtaaaacagccCCCCCTTCTAtccccctaacacacacacacacacacacacacacacacacacacacacacacacgtatgcacacactcacatacactgacacacacacactaacatagaaacaaataaatacttcAATATGCAGTGGGCTACAACattataattacattataatcaactaataaatatGTTGCACCATACAAGTATAGCATAAGGATTACCATTGTACATAGACCTGACCAAAATACCATCAAATCCTCTGCTTTTGTCCCTCTCATTTAACAGTCTAATTGCTGAAGAACAAAATACTTGCTAAACCTGACACATATTATTCTGGATTGTGAATCACAAAGAGATGAATTTATCTGGCACTTACTAAACTGTGCAGATGTACTGTAATAGACCATCCCCCTTTGGCTCTCCAAGATAGTTTCAGCTGTCTTTAAATATGTCCTTTTGCCCACACAACTcctttgaaatgtatttattgcagCAAGTACGCCATGGATTtatgaatatttgaaaatattacTGGACCCTTGCTTAGTCATAAACATAGTTCCCATAACTACCACAGAGAAAGCATTTGAATACATATGTGGAAATCTGTCAGTGGTTTTATGTGTTAAAATTCCCAAAAGATTAAATCAAGTCTTGTTACATAAGTGAGATGCAGTACAACAATGCACAATGTGCTGACTATTGCTGCAAATAATACTGGAGAAGCTGCCAACAGTACTGAGACGAATGTGTTGAGGCAGCTATCATGATATCCACTaataacacacagaaagagtTTCTACTCCCATAGGAACAGTGGTTTTAAAAATATGGTTTATTTTCCCTTAAAAAGCTTACAATTCAAGAAAGAGTTTTGACAGTGACTAATCTCTCTGGTAACACTTGTATTACTGAAATCTTTACAAGTGTTCAGTACTGAGTAGGTGTGGGTTTCATTGATACTGTATGTAGACTTTATATATAACATCCCTTGTGGTCCCAAAACCTCTtatcaaacacagcagcagtcatGTTAGTTCTAAAATCCTCTTCCATCCTCATTTCGAAGTAATTTGTGATTACAGAACAGACAATTTTGGTACTTTTGGCAATTGTAATGAAGCAGTGGACTGTTTCATATTCATAGGATACATTTTTCAGTTCAAGAAGAGGGACATCTAACCCAGTTCTTTTCACTACTGGCTTTGCTGTCTTGTTTCAGTGCCCAGGCGTCCAGATGTTTGGCAAGCAAAAACAGTTATGGGCCGATATGAAAACATCCTTAAAAGGCAAATTTTTGGTTTGTCATGTGACACAAAGAAGGCTCAAGTTGTTTTTTAAGACATTCTAACATTACCTGTACAATTCTTCACATCCCAAAAATATCTCTTATTCATCTTGTTCCAAAGATTTCCTTGTAATGACTGGGATGGAGACTAGGACTGCTGGTTAGAAACCACTGAGATGTGCTTTCACCACCGCCTAAGGGAATACAACTACCAGCCCCATAAATCACATGAGTCAAATGGCCACATGGTCACAGAGCTAACAggagtagtaaaaaaaaaaaaccacacacacaagagcgATTCGCTGGGCTGGTTCCAGGCTAAATGAGCTCTGCATTAATGGCCTGCATGAAGCAGCTACAATGACTGGATGGCTCTTGGCTCTTATAACCCCCAGAAGTAGCGCTAACAAGCCAAATCaagtggtggtgggggctgctgacacacacacacacacacacacacacaccttgcttATGCCATATCTGGCAGTGTGTCTGTGGGCTGCCTCTGCAGGCCTCTTCTTGCTTACTGACAAACAACAACTGCTTCCTGGCTTTGTTGACACTCAAAGGCCAGGGCACAGACGGTGGCAGATGTGTCGGGCCTATACggcaacacacacagtcgcactAAATGCCTACATGTAGCCGAGCAAACAAATAGACACTCGTGCAGGGGCAAATCCTGGTAACCATGCAtaatcacagagacagacacacatgcacacaggtaagcatgcatacacacacacaatcaagcAGGGAGTTTGTTAAATGCTGCAGTCATCCAGTGGATTAAATGTGGTCACTGACAGTCTCTTGTTTATCTGCCTGTGACATTTTTGGCACGCTCgtctttcccctctccctccccatgcTCCTTCTTGCTCGCCTtccttgtcttttctctctccctcttctcctttcatGTCTTCTCATTTTGCTCTAGTCAATCATACTCGGCTTTTCTCTCTTGTCTCGGTTCCCGCCCTCCCTCTTTCCAGCTTCATTTTGCTCTGCGCGCCGCAGGGCCAAGGAGCAGCGCGGCGGCACCAGTTGCCTTTACATGCCTCACTGCACCGTCACGCCTCCTGTCTCACTCCTTATTcatatctctgtctgtctgcctgtccatcTCCATGATTGTTTATTTACCTTCATCTTCGGCTGTCTCATTCAAAGTTTTATccattttgtctgtctctttctgtttgtccctGTCCTTATTATACATATGCCAGTGAGTCTGTCTTTCTTATTTGTTGGCCCCCTATTGAAGGTCTTAAGGTCTTGGGCGACAGTAGCAACTGATTGTGCCTTTCACATTGTGCCTGGATCTTGTCAACATCTTGACAAGCTAAATGCAGTATATAGCTAAAAATATGTCCACATAcgtttgtgtacttttggtctgCATCTGTTTTCATGTTCTGAGCATGTTTAGACTTTTAACATTGCGCTGACAGTTTAGGGAATGTTCCTGTTCCAACTTGATAATGCCCTTGTGTAAAAAGAAagaggtccataaagaaattaTTTTCCCAGCTTGCTGTGCAAAAACGTGACTGGCCTGCATAGAGCCCGGACCTTAACCTCACGGAACATCTTTAGGATTAATTGGAATAGAGCTGCGAGCCAGGCCTTATCCCAACATCAATGGCCAActtcactaatgctcttgtggctgaatgggagcaaatctcTGCTGCCAGATTCAAAAATCCTGTGGaaagaagagtggaggctgtttcGGCTTCATATTAACGCCAATTGTTTTGTAATGAGACGTGAAACAACCACATATGGGTGtactgtccatctgtccatctgtccacatGTTTTTGGCCACGTTGTGAATCTGCCTTTTTGGACACATTGGATTAGTTGTTAATGGCAAACATTATCTACAAGAAGCTTAGAAGAACATCAGCATTAGGGGTGGCAAGTCATCTGCTATTAACGCTAACACTGGTTGCTTTGCTAAAGTAGCCTCCAGGACAGTTACCTAGCTAATATGAccagaaattaattaatttatttaggTCAACTGAGCATCTTTTAAGAGTCCAAGCTAAACGTTACAGATAAAAGAGAGGTCACTGTATCACAGAAAGCTAAATTTGGGGACAAATTGACCTGATAGGATTATTAATGCCATGTTTTAAGACAATCCTCTGCCTCCCCACCACATCAATATTTTTTCAGGTATCTCATTCTTATATATTTAGCACACATCCATTTCTCCATGCGGCCTCCATAATGGAGCCATATAGTGCTTTGCTTAAGGGCACAAGTTCACTTTCCATTCCCAATTTGACTGATACAACTTTGCCGACTTCCACTTACAagcttcatgtttttcttgCCAGAAGCCTAAAcctccttcatctctttctATCCTCTTTTTTGCTTGTTATCTATTGCCCTGGATTCTACACTCGTCTGATTGCACCTATCAATCTCCTTTCTGTTTGTGGCTATTCAAATTCGAGATGGCCTCTGAAACCCCAGAAGGCAAATGTATTTACCAATTTGTTGCATGGCTGGAGTGACTGATAATTAATCATCACTGTTGACAGTTGGTTCTGTGGTATTCACCGCAGGGCCTGACTGAGCCTACTGCAACAGAACCACCGAACAACATAACATCCTCTGTGTGGCAAAAAAGTCTGCTGAGAGGATGGGAACATCATATTTTTTGGCTCAGGATGTACTTCCCCAGGCTTTATTTTTACCTCAGCTGAACATGTCAGagtgaaatgtgtgtcattACAAATGGCCATTTTCATTTGACCATGCGTGCTGGTGTGTGACACACGGTGCCATTAGCTTGTTACACACGGATGAGTAACTCCTTGCAACAAATGCGTTTTGGCAGGTGGGAAGAAAGGGGTTATGGTAATGGttatggtgtttgtgtgtgtgtgtgtttgtgtgttaatgcgTGACCCATGTTGCACTACCTGAGGCATTTGCACACCCGTTGAGCCACTGGCTAAACACACCTGCACTCCaccagccccacacacacagacaccgaCACCcacttgcagacacacactcactcatgaCCATATGAAACATCACACTCGTCTCGGCCCAGCCGGTGACGACATTAGCAGCGGCGGTCTCATGCTGCAGGCCTGTAGGAAGTGATTAGCCGAGGAGCAGACAGGCCGTGACAGCTCTGAGGAGAGTCTTGATAGGGACAGCTGCTACCCTGGCCTCAGCTCCACAGGGGAGTTCACCACCACACACCTCAACTCTGCATTATTCAAACTGAGacaaaaaggagggagagaggaagcaggtgGAAAACACTGTTTGATGTGTGTAAGAGGAGAAAACTGCTGCTATTCTTCTTACTCATGCTTTTACTTACTGTTACTATAACTACTGGTGACGCTACTGCTTTGACCACTACTATTGTGATGTGTCACTATAATTGCTGATTGCAACTACAACCAGGAGAACTTTGTCAATCCAAGTACTGCTATATTTAATACTAACTTAGATTGCCACTGTTATAGCACCATTAACATTACTACTGGTATTACAACTACTTATCTTTTTTAAAGggttcaaaaaacaaaaagccacatGAAATCAACAGCAAATGTAACAACTTCAAGGTTAAGAGTATAAAGGCCAGCACCATAAAAGCGACACCATTTAGAATTCACTTCAAGTTGTTTACATTGTAGGAAGGCTTCACAAAAATGAGAATTTGACAAGATGACACATATTTAACCATTTAGTGTATGCTGACCCTGAAAGCAACCTGGATGATGATTTGCTATTAAAGGTTCCAGTTTCAGTTATGTAGTCTATGTAGTAGTCTCAAGGAAAAACATTCAGGATCtgcatacagtatactgtatttatatatacttttgCTTCTTGTTGCTGCCTTACATAGTGATATGTTGCCTTGAAGAGTCAATATAGCTAAATAAAACTGCCATGAGCTTGCCTTTTTTCTTGGAGCTGCTGCATTGTGTACAAGCTGTGGGCGAGGAAGAGACTTTTGACTGAGTCAAGAATACAGAGACTtgtaaagaaatgaaagcagacaTGACCCTTTCCCATAGtcactgaaacaataaaaaaactgcTTTACACTCGGTATATTCTTCAGTTGGAAGAAGCAAAATTTCAAAAAGTAACGTTAAATTCTGTTTGTCAAAAAAGGAGCATAGAGTGGAAAGAGATATGATCTGTGGGTGAGAGCGATGGGAGGAGTGAGTGATTGAAAGTGAAACCCTCAATCCAGTTGAGGGTAAACAGAAAATTAAGTTTCACTTTTGAAATAGGGTTTACTCACCTTTTCAAGATGATAGAAAATAAGTTACAGCAAGTGAATTAGATGATGATGAGTCTTTTCGAGGAAGTAAATATAGAGTGACCCTATCCTGaaacaacatatttgtttgcatttataTTGCTATTGATTTTGCGTAAGAGCTCACAGTGGGAGCTGCAGGTGGGGTTGTATGAAAGTAAGGGGAGGACGGTATAGAAGAGAGAATGGATAAAGGGCAAGTGGGTCGTATGGAAAGAAGATAGACTTTCTTGTTTGTCTAGCCTCCCCTTGACCTTCTCCCCTGGAAGCTTAGTGTAGCTACGTAGTGTAGATTCCCATAATCCCCGGTCTCTGGAGGATATGGGGAACTACAGAGCTctagagagggaaagagagagagagagagggggagaaagaacaGAGAGTGAACACCGGAGCGTCAACAACAAGCTCCCCTAAGCCCTCTGcgactccctcctctcctcgccGTCTATCAAccatttttctcctcctctgtgactcTTGACACTCTATTCTCTCTGCGGCGGTAGGCACGGTTGATATAATGCTGATGCTCTTCCCCTGTTGTGTTGGAGTAAGTGCTCTGCGGTGCGACGAGGTGTGGAGCGTTGCCATAATGACAGAAACTGCAGCTGGAGAGCCTCTTCACTCGCTCAACCCACCGGCTGGCTGCTGCAATGCATCAATGCTTTAATAGTCCCGCTGTGTGCAAGTCCAGATTGGCTGGAAACACAATGCAAAGGATGCACAGATTTCCTATCACATCAGTAATTGCGCCGCCTAATCATACCAACGGCTGTTTCCACTGTGGGAGTGCATGCCACAGTTCAGATTGATGCCTGCTGCCATTTGTTGAAGTTTCCTACATCATATTTGAGAAATTCAGAGAATTATAGAGTTCCAGTACCTAATGTGATTTTCTGAAATAttgtgtgctgtctgtctgattcAAACATACTCACGATTATTCATAAGAGCAGGCCACCTACAATTTGTTGTAGTTTTGCCTAATTTCCAAATGAAGTAAGAGCATGTTTCTAAACATTTTAAGTCAGTTTGGCCCAAATTACTACTTCTCTTGCGCCAATATtactcatttgtcattttagcaCATACTAGAAGGGCTACATGTGGCCTGGGTTCTATTGCAGAAAGTAGCCTGCTGCTGT
The Enoplosus armatus isolate fEnoArm2 chromosome 13, fEnoArm2.hap1, whole genome shotgun sequence genome window above contains:
- the kctd16b gene encoding BTB/POZ domain-containing protein KCTD16b isoform X2, whose amino-acid sequence is MSHSQQQRNSFPDVVELNVGGQVYYTRHSTLVGTPNSLLGKLFSSKKDASNDFARDPKGRFFIDRDGFLFRYVLDYLRDKQVVLPDHFPEKGRLRKEAEYFQLPDLVKLLTPEDIKHSPDDYFHSDYEDGSQGSDHRQCPPPSLVPADRKSGFITVGYRGSCTMGRESQTDAKFRRVPRILICGRVALAKEVFGETLNESRDPDRTPDRYTSRFYLKFKHLERAFDMLSECGFQMVACNSSVTASFVNQHTEDKVWSSYTEYVFYRK
- the kctd16b gene encoding BTB/POZ domain-containing protein KCTD16b isoform X1, coding for MTETMALSGNCRTNPKEQASVQNSFPDVVELNVGGQVYYTRHSTLVGTPNSLLGKLFSSKKDASNDFARDPKGRFFIDRDGFLFRYVLDYLRDKQVVLPDHFPEKGRLRKEAEYFQLPDLVKLLTPEDIKHSPDDYFHSDYEDGSQGSDHRQCPPPSLVPADRKSGFITVGYRGSCTMGRESQTDAKFRRVPRILICGRVALAKEVFGETLNESRDPDRTPDRYTSRFYLKFKHLERAFDMLSECGFQMVACNSSVTASFVNQHTEDKVWSSYTEYVFYRGPSRWSSPPCDCCCKNHKGDGEGESGTSFNELSTSSSESQSEASSPQGTVICGPVSRQSHPHANVQTLDRPPKKGPIAMLQQSEQRRKSDLLRTLTASSRDTSTCKKRPAKEKPTVEEELEKCIQDFRKIKIPERFPERKYMWQADLLRKYRL